The proteins below are encoded in one region of Oncorhynchus gorbuscha isolate QuinsamMale2020 ecotype Even-year linkage group LG01, OgorEven_v1.0, whole genome shotgun sequence:
- the LOC124045627 gene encoding protein ABHD13: protein MEKPWRLWGSVERCALALASWSWGVCRISLLALILTFHLYGGFFLLALILASVAGILYKFQDVLLYFPDQPSSSRLYVPMPTGIPHENVYIHTKDGVRLNLILLRYTGGDSLGNPGVAPGNASNPCSTAPPTILYFHGNAGNIGHRVPNALLMLVNLKANVVLVDYRGYGKSEGEPSEDGLYLDAQATLDYVMTRPDLDKTKVMLFGRSLGGAVAVRLASANPHRVAAIVVENTFLSIPHMAATLFSFLPMRLLPLLCYRNQFLSYRQVALCRMPSLFVSGLSDQLIPPVMMKQLYELSPARTKRLAIFPEGTHNDTWQCQGYFAALEQFVKDLMKSHAHEERVQSTASVTII from the coding sequence ATGGAGAAGCCGTGGAGGCTGTGGGGCTCGGTGGAGCGCTGTGCCCTGGCCTTGGCCTCCTGGTCCTGGGGTGTCTGTCGCATCTCCCTCCTGGCCCTTATCCTCACCTTCCACCTCTATGGAGGCTTCTTCCTCCTGGCTCTCATCCTGGCCTCGGTGGCTGGCATCCTTTACAAGTTCCAGGATGTGCTGCTCTACTTCCCCgaccagccctcctcctcccgtCTGTACGTGCCCATGCCCACAGGCATCCCCCATGAGAACGTCTACATCCACACCAAGGACGGCGTGCGCCTCAATCTTATCTTGCTCCGCTACACTGGTGGAGACAGCCTGGGCAACCCTGGGGTCGCCCCCGGCAATGCATCTAACCCCTGCTCCACGGCCCCACCCACCATTCTCTATTTCCACGGCAATGCGGGCAACATCGGGCACCGGGTGCCCAACGCACTCCTGATGCTGGTGAACCTGAAGGCCAACGTGGTGCTGGTGGACTACCGGGGGTATGGGAAGAGCGAAGGTGAGCCCAGTGAGGATGGCCTGTACCTGGACGCCCAGGCCACGCTGGACTACGTGATGACCCGGCCCGACCTAGACAAGACCAAGGTGATGCTGTTCGGCCGCTCTCTGGGGGGGGCGGTGGCAGTACGCCTGGCCTCGGCCAACCCTCACCGCGTGGCGGCCATCGTGGTGGAGAACACCTTCCTCAGCATCCCCCACATGGCCGCCACACTCTTCTCCTTCTTGCCCATGAGGCTGCTGCCCTTATTGTGCTACCGGAACCAGTTCTTGTCCTACAGACAGGTGGCACTGTGCCGGATGCCCTCGCTGTTCGTGTCAGGCCTGTCAGACCAGCTCATCCCACCCGTCATGATGAAGCAGCTGTACGAGCTGTCGCCGGCGCGGACTAAACGTCTGGCCATCTTCCCAGAGGGCACGCACAACGACACGTGGCAGTGCCAGGGCTACTTCGCCGCTCTCGAGCAGTTTGTCAAGGACCTGATGAAGAGCCACGCCCACGAGGAGAGAGTCCAGTCAACGGCCAGCGTCACCATCATCTag